A window of the Brassica napus cultivar Da-Ae chromosome C5, Da-Ae, whole genome shotgun sequence genome harbors these coding sequences:
- the LOC106398565 gene encoding AT-hook motif nuclear-localized protein 13-like has product MDPKEIHQQQQQQNRNAAAAYAGPTSTSQAMHHGLSDGALSLREPQPQQAVMLDGSPYSVSIVAERRWRQLGIEQRDAPDVGGGANAGPPAKRKGRPLGSRDKQPRKASGGGGGGPLTAHVIDVNSGEDIAIKLVEFMNQEPREVCILSASGVVSIAVLQSDSPLGFVKYEGLYVITDMSGTFWNTESDDGATVTRTGNLRVTLAGPDCKVVWGCVGGMLVAGSQVQVIVGTFIREGVKLSAASAPANALSLTGGSGPGLPQSQGPSESSEENASKSLGNSTPQPPHHLPLWPGNNPQ; this is encoded by the exons ATGGATCCCAAAGAAATCCACCAACAGCAACAGCAGCAGAATCGCAACGCCGCCGCCGCGTATGCTGGTCCCACCTCCACTTCTCAGGCCATGCACCACGGTTTATCCGACGGGGCTCTCTCTCTGCGCGAGCCTCAACCTCAACAAGCGGTCATGCTCGACGGATCGCCTTACTCCGTCTCCATCGTGGCCGAACGACGCTGGAGGCAACTCGGAATCGAGCAACGAGACGCTCCTGATGTCGGCGGAGGCGCAAATGCTGGCCCACCTGCTAAACGCAAAGGTCGTCCTCTTGGCTCCCGTGATAAGCAGCCGCGCAAAGCTTCAG gaggaggaggaggaggaccgCTTACAGCTCATGTCATTGACGTCAATTCTGGAGAG GACATAGCTATCAAGTTAGTGGAGTTTATGAATCAAGAACCACGCGAAGTCTGTATTCTCTCAGCTTCAGGAGTTGTATCTATTGCAGTGCTTCAATCTGACAGTCCTCTTGGATTTGTTAAGTATGAG GGCCTATATGTTATCACTGATATGTCAGGTACTTTCTGGAATACTGAGAGTGATGATGGTGCTACTGTGACCAGAACTGGTAACTTGAGAGTGACTCTAGCTGGTCCTGATTGCAAGGTTGTGTGGGGTTGTGTTGGTGGAATGCTTGTAGCCGGTTCACAAGTCCAG gtCATTGTTGGAACCTTTATACGAGAGGGAGTGAAACTGAGCGCAGCTTCAGCACCAGCCAATGCGTTGAGCTTAACTGGTGGTAGTGGACCAGGATTACCTCAGTCTCAGGGACCAAGCGAGTCATCAGAGGAAAATGCTAGTAAATCTCTTGGAAACTCTACGCCACAACCACCTCACCATCTTCCCCTCTGGCCTGGCAACAATCCTCAATAA
- the LOC106401591 gene encoding ethylene-responsive transcription factor ERF017 — MEESSSSSSMQSKYKGVRKRRWGKWVSEIRLPNSRERIWLGSYDTPEKAARAFDAALFCLRGSGANFNFPQNPPVIAGGQNMSRTEIREAAARFANAEEEEEMIVEEQESELVSVLPTVGSGNFASDFGLFPGFDDDELYPTLNDNCDCSVYLWNF; from the coding sequence atggaggaatcatcatcatcgtcgtcgATGCAGTCAAAGTACAAAGGCGTGAGGAAGAGGAGATGGGGGAAATGGGTTTCGGAGATCAGACTTCCCAACAGCAGAGAACGTATTTGGTTGGGATCTTACGACACCCCCGAGAAGGCGGCGCGTGCCTTCGACGCTGCTCTCTTCTGCCTCCGAGGAAGCGGGGCGAATTTCAATTTCCCCCAAAATCCTCCGGTTATCGCCGGCGGCCAAAATATGTCGCGAACGGAGATCCGAGAAGCGGCTGCGAGGTTTGCTAacgcggaggaggaggaggagatgatAGTAGAAGAGCAAGAGTCGGAGTTGGTGAGTGTGCTTCCGACGGTTGGTTCGGGTAACTTCGCTTCGGATTTCGGGTTGTTCCCCGGGTTCGATGATGATGAGCTTTATCCTACGCTGAATGATAATTGTGATTGCTCCGTCTATCTTTGGAACTTTTGA
- the LOC106401590 gene encoding auxin response factor 19 — MKAPSNGFHPNPTEGEKKAINSQLWHACAGPLVSLPPVGSLVVYFPQGHSEQVAASMQKQTDFIPNYPNLPSKLICLLHSVTLHADTETDEVYAQMTLQPVNKYDREALLASDMGLKINRQPTEFFCKTLTASDTSTHGGFSVPRRAAEKIFPPLDFSMQPPAQEIVAKDLHDTTWTFRHIYRGQPKRHLLTTGWSVFVSTKRLFAGDSVLFVRDEKSQLTLGIRRANRQTPTLSSSVISSDSMHIGILAAAAHANANSSPFTIFFNPRASPSEFVVPLAKYNKALYAQVSLGMRFRMMFETEDCGVRRYMGTVTGISDLDPVRWKGSQWRNLQVGWDESTAGDRPSRVSIWEIEPVITPFYICPPPFFRPKYPRQPGMPDDELDMENAFKRAMPWMGEEFGMKDAQSSMFPGLSLVQWMSMQQNNPLSAGAAAATTHLPSSYNLPNNFAPNDHSKLLNFQSPNLSPANTQFNKPNMVSHISQQMQAQPAMVQSQQQQQQQQQQQLQQQVQMSHQQLQQQHHQHQQQGGYNSGSVNNGVSVVSNQVSCQNQSAGFTQSQLQQQSMLSNGAKMTHQNMVSAGNKGSSQMTAQELQFQQQLELHNSTQLLRNQQEQSSMHSLQQNPQQLQMQQQQSSKPSPSQQLQLQLLQKLQQQQQLTPPPVSSSSQPQLSSLQQTQSHQLQQLLSSQNQQPLPQSNNNSFMQPPQIQASHHQQQGYMNNNKPIVRSQSGHIDGEAPSCSTSPSANNTGHGNVSPTNFLSRNQQQGQGVSVPASDPVQQGMVNLKSAGEQFKFKAAVTDQIGVTTAGTTYCPDVVVGPGQQQQQTFPLPSFGFDGDLQQSQHPRNSLAFAGNIEAVNPDALYSQKDFQNLVVPNYGNAPRDIETELSSASQSFGIPSIPFKSGGSNEIGGINDSGIMNGGIWPNQAQRMRTYTKVQKRGSVGRSIDVTRYSGYEELRNDLARMFGIEGQLEDPQISDWKLVYTDHENDILLVGDDPWEEFVNCVQNVKILSSAEVQQMSLDGDLAAIPTTNQACSETDSGNAWKVHYEDTSAAASFNR; from the exons ATGAAGGCTCCATCAAATGGATTTCATCCCAATCCAACAGAAG GAGAGAAGAAAGCAATCAATTCTCAGCTATGGCACGCTTGTGCTGGTCCTCTTGTTTCATTGCCTCCTGTCGGAAGTCTTGTTGTTTACTTCCCTCAAGGACATAGCGAGCAA GTTGCAGCATCGATGCAGAAGCAAACCGATTTTATCCCAAACTACCCAAATCTTCCTTCTAAGCTCATTTGCTTGCTTCATAGTGTTACTTTACAT GCTGATACAGAGACCGATGAAGTCTATGCCCAAATGACTCTTCAACCCGTGAATAAG TACGATAGAGAAGCACTCCTAGCTTCTGATATGGGTCTGAAGATAAACAGACAACCTACTGAGTTTTTCTGCAAGACTCTTACAGCGAGTGACACCAGCACTCACGGTGGATTCTCTGTACCACGTCGTGCTGCTGAGAAAATATTCCCTCCTCTT GATTTCTCAATGCAACCCCCTGCACAAGAGATCGTAGCTAAAGATTTACACGACACTACATGGACCTTTAGACATATCTATCGAG GCCAACCGAAAAGACATTTGCTTACCACTGGTTGGAGCGTTTTTGTTAGTACAAAGAGACTATTCGCTGGGGACTCAGTTTTGTTTGTAAG AGATGAGAAATCACAGCTGACGTTGGGTATAAGACGTGCAAACAGACAAACGCCGACTCTTTCCTCATCGGTCATATCCAGCGACAGTATGCACATTGGGATTCTCGCAGCTGCAGCTCATGCCAATGCCAACAGCAGCcctttcaccatcttcttcaacccAAGAGCGAGTCCTTCTGAGTTTGTAGTTCCTCTAGCCAAGTACAACAAAGCGTTGTACGCTCAAGTGTCTCTTGGAATGCGGTTCCGGATGATGTTTGAGACAGAGGATTGTGGGGTTCGAAGATATATGGGTACAGTCACCGGTATTAGTGATCTTGACCCTGTCAGATGGAAAGGCTCCCAATGGCGTAACCTTCAGGTGGGATGGGATGAATCAACAGCTGGAGATAGGCCAAGCCGAGTCTCCATATGGGAGATTGAACCTGTTATAACTCCGTTTTACATATGCCCTCCTCCGTTTTTCAGACCTAAGTACCCGAGACAACCAGGGATGCCAG ATGATGAGTTGGACATGGAGAACGCTTTCAAAAGAGCAATGCCTTGGATGGGAGAAGAGTTTGGGATGAAAGACGCGCAGAGTTCGATGTTTCCTGGTTTAAGCCTGGTTCAGTGGATGAGTATGCAGCAGAACAACCCATTGTCCGCTGGTGCTGCTGCTGCCACTACTCATCTACCGTCGTCTTATAACCTACCTAACAATTTTGCTCCCAACGACCATTCAAAGCTGTTGAACTTCCAATCCCCAAACCTCTCTCCGGCGAATACTCAGTTCAACAAACCGAACATGGTTAGCCATATCAGTCAACAGATGCAAGCACAACCAGCCATGGTGCAatctcaacaacaacaacaacaacaacaacaacaacagctgCAGCAACAAGTACAGATGTCACATCAACAGCTGCAGCAGCAACATCATCAGCATCAGCAGCAAGGGGGTTATAACTCAGGTTCTGTAAACAATGGCGTGAGTGTTGTTTCTAACCAAGTCTCTTGTCAGAATCAGTCTGCTGGTTTTACTCAGTCTCAGCTTCAGCAGCAGTCAATGCTCTCTAATGGCGCTAAAATGACCCACCAGAACATGGTTTCCGCTGGGAATAAGGGCTCGTCTCAAATGACAGCGCAAGAATTGCAGTTTCAGCAGCAGTTGGAATTGCACAACAGTACCCAGTTATTGAGAAACCAGCAGGAACAGTCGTCTATGCATTCACTACAACAAAATCCTCAGCAACTCCAgatgcaacaacaacaatcatcaAAACCAAGCCCCTCACAACAGCTTCAGCTGCAGCTACTGCAGAAACTACAGCAACAGCAGCAGTTAACTCCTCCTCCGGTAAGCTCTTCCTCACAGCCACAGTTATCATCGCTGCAACAGACACAAAGCCATCAACTGCAACAGCTTCTGTCGTCTCAGAATCAACAGCCCTTGCCACAGAGTAATAATAACAGCTTCATGCAGCCTCCACAGATTCAGGCGAGTCATCATCAGCAACAAGGatatatgaataataataaGCCTATTGTAAGATCGCAGTCTGGTCACATAGATGGAGAAGCTCCTTCTTGTTCAACCTCCCCATCCGCCAATAACACAGGACATGGTAACGTTTCACCGACGAATTTCCTGAGCAGAAATCAACAACAAGGACAAGGAGTATCTGTACCTGCATCTGATCCAGTCCAACAAGGCATGGTGAATCTGAAGAGCGCTGGTGAACAGTTCAAGTTCAAAGCCGCAGTAACAGATCAAATCGGTGTAACTACAGCGGGAACAACTTATTGTCCTGATGTCGTTGTTGGCCCTGGACAGCAGCAGCAACAGACTTTCCCATTACCATCGTTCGGTTTTGATGGAGACCTCCAACAATCTCAGCATCCAAGAAACAGCTTAGCTTTCGCTGGTAATATCGAAGCTGTGAATCCTGATGCTCTCTATTCTCAAAAGGACTTTCAGAACTTAGTAGTACCCAACTATGGCAATGCGCCAAGAGACATCGAGACAGAGCTGTCCAGTGCTTCTCAGTCATTTGGTATTCCCAGCATTCCCTTTAAGTCCGGAGGTTCAAATGAGATAGGTGGCATCAATGATTCAGGGATTATGAACGGTGGAATCTGGCCCAATCAGGCTCAACGAATGCGAACATATACAAAG GTTCAAAAACGAGGGTCAGTGGGAAGATCAATAGATGTTACCCGTTATAGCGGCTACGAGGAGCTCAGGAATGACTTGGCGAGAATGTTTGGCATCGAAGGACAGCTTGAGGATCCACAAATCTCTGACTGGAAGCTTGTATACACAGATCATGAAAACGATATACTGCTCGTTGGTGATGATCCTTGGGA GGAATTTGTGAACTGCGTGCAAAACGTAAAGATACTGTCATCAGCAGAAGTGCAGCAAATGAGCTTAGACGGAGACCTTGCAGCTATCCCAACCACAAACCAAGCTTGTAGTGAAACAGACAGCGGAAATGCTTGGAAAGTACACTACGAAGACACATCTGCTGCAGCTTCATTCAACAGATAG